The sequence ACTTCAGGTGCGTCAGGCGCTGGTCTGCCTGCTGGCGGGTGGTCATCTGTTGATCGAGGACGTGCCGGGGGTCGGCAAGACCACGCTGGCCCACGCGCTGGCGATTTCGCTGGGTATGCAATTTAATCGTGTGCAATTTACCAGCGACCTGATGCCGGCCGATGTGGTCGGCGTCTCTATCTTCGACCGCGAAAGCAGCGGTTTCGTATTCCACCCGGGGCCGATCTTCACGCAAGTGTTGCTGGGCGACGAGATCAACCGTGCCACCCCGAAAACTCAGTCCGCACTGCTCGAAGCCATGGAAGAACGACAGGTCACCGCCGACGGCGTCACGCGCGCACTGCCGCAGCCGTTTTTTGTGATCGCCACACAAAATCCGTCCCACCAGATTGGTACTTTCCCGCTGCCGGAATCCCAGCTTGATCGCTTCCTGATGTGCCTGTCGCTCGGTTATCCGGACGCTGCCGCCGAGCGTGCGCTGCTGATGGGTGAGGACAGACGCAGCCTGCTGAAAGCACTGAGCGCAGCGATGCAGCCGGCCGAACTGCTGGCCGCACGAGCCGGGCTGGCCAACATCCATACCTCCGACAAGCTGATCGACTATGTCCATGCGCTGGTACTGGCATCGCGCCAGAATGGCCTGTTCCACGAAGGCCTGAGTCCGCGCGCTGCCATCGCGCTGGTGCAGGCCGCGCGCGCCTGGGCCGCACTCGAAGGCCGCAATCACGTCATTCCCGAAGACGTGCAAGCCGTGCTGGTGCCGGTGGCGGCGCATCGGCTGCGACCACTGAAATCAGCCGGCGGAGCGGCGCTGGCCAGTCGCGATCTGATCGCCCGGATGATGCAGTCGGTCGCACTCTGAGGAAGCTGGCATGACGCTCCAGCGCAACCGGATCGGCACATGGATCGATCGCTGGCTGTACCGGCTGGCTGGTCCGGAAGCGGGCGAAATCATGCTGGACCAGCGCCGCGTCTTCATCGTGCCGACCGGAGCAGGCTGGGGCTTTGCCGCGATGCTGACACTGCTGTTCATCGGCTCGGTCAACTACAACCTGAACCTTGGCTTTGCCTTCACGTTTTTGATCGCCTCCTGCGCCGTCGTCGACATGCACCTGACCTTCCGCAATCTGGCTTATCTGCATTTGGCACCGGGCCGCGCTGCTGCCGTGTTTTGTGGCGACACGGCTCTGTTCGAGCTGCAGCTGATCAACCGCCGCAAGCATGACCGGTATGCGATCTGGCTGGATTTTTACGGCCACGCCGCAGCGGTGGCACAAGCGATCGACGTCGCCGCATCGGGCACGAGCAGCGTGACGCTGGGGGTGGCAAGCACCGTCCGTGGCTGGCTGCCGGCACCCCGCGTGCGGCTGGTCACGCGCTTTCCGCTGGGCTTGTTGCGGGCCTGGAGTTACTGGCAGCCGGACCTGCGCGTGCTGGTCTATCCGCATCCCGAAGAGAACGCGCCACCACTGCCGCTGGCAGCAAGTCCGGCGGCGCATGGGGTCGGCCTCGCGGGCAACGACGACTTCGCCGGCATTCGTCCCTACCGGGCCGGTGACCCGCTGCAGCAACTGGCCTGGCGGCAGATTGCCCGGATTGATCCGGCGCTCGGCGGCATGCTGCTGACCAAGCATTTCGAAGGTGGTGCGGCCAGCGAGTTGGTGATCGACTTTGCCGCCCTGCCACGCGCAATGGATCTGGAACTGAAGCTCTCACGCATGACCCGCTGGATACTCGATGCCGAAGCCGGCGGCTTGGCCTATGCATTCCGGCTCGGCGCGCTGGACCTGCCACCGGCACACGGACCGGCACAGCAGGCCATCTGCCTGCAGGCGCTGGCCGAGTTCGCATGAAGCCGTCATCGCGCCGGCTGAACAACCCGATGTCGCGCGATAAGACCGACATGCTGAGCTTGCTGGTGGCTTGCCTGCTGGTGCTGCTACCGCATTTTTTTCACTTGCCGCTCTGGATATCGGCCGGCGTCGTGACGCTGCTGGGCTGGCGCAGCTGGATCACGTGGACCGGCAGGCGCTTGCCGCCGCGCTGGCTATTGCTGCCGATTGCAGCGCTGGCGATGGGCGGCATTTATCTGGCGTACCGCACCTTCCTCGGGCGCGACGCCGGGGTCGCAATGCTGGCACTACTGCTTATCCTCAAACTGCTCGAAATGCATGCCAAACGCGATCTGTTCGTCGTGCTGTTCCTGAGTTTTTTCCTGCTGCTGACGAACTTTTTCTATTCGCAGAATATCGCCACCGCGCTGATGATGGCGATCGCCGTACTGGCGCTGCTCACCGCGCAACTATCCTTTCAGTTCACCGGCGCCGTGCCACCATTCAAAAAGAAGCTGCGCCTGGCCGGGCTGATCGTCGGCCTGGCGACGCCACTGATGCTGGTGTTGTTCCTGCTCTTCCCGCGTATCCAGGGACCGCTGTGGGGCATGCCGGGCGATGCCTCCGGCGCGCGTAGCGGACTGTCCGATTCAATGACACCGGGGATGATTTCGTCGCTGGCGCTGTCCGACGAGATCGCCTTCCGGGTCAGGTTCATCGATCCTGTCCCGCCGCAGGCCAGCCTGTACTGGCGCGCTACCGTGTTATCCAGTTTCGATGGCCGTACCTGGACCGCACTGCCGCAGACGCCAATGAAAGCCGGCAGCGTGCAGGCATTACCGGGCAGTACGTCAACGCGCTATGAGGTGACGATGGAGCCGCATGGGCGACGCTGGCTATTTGCGCTGGAGACGCCGCTCGCGCCGCCACAACTCAGTGGCAGCAGCGCCTATCTGGCCAACGATTTCCAGCTGCTGGCCACGACTCGCATCGGCAGCCGGCTGCGCTACGAGGTCACCTCCTGGACTCAATCTTCGCTGCAAGCCGGGGGCACCCCCGATGAACTGAACGACGCGTTGCAACGCACGGTCGGCTATAACCCGGCCACGACAGACTTCGCACGCCGCTTGCTGGCGCAGTCGAGCGACAGCGCCGAACTGGTCGGCCTGGTCCTGCAGTACTTCCGGCGCGAGCCGTTCAGCTACACGCTGGAACCTCCCCTGCTGGGACGCAATTCGGTCGACGAATTCCTGTTCTCCAGCCGGGCCGGTTTTTGCGAACACTATGCATCGGCCTTCGTGGTGCTGATGCGCGAACTGGGTATCCCTGCCCGCGTCGTGACCGGCTACCAGGGCGGCGAAATCAACCCGAGCGACGGCTACATGGAAGTGCGCCAGAGCGATGCCCATGCCTGGGCCGAAGTGTGGATCGAACAGCGCGGCTGGATCCGGGTCGACCCGACCGGCGCGGTCGCCCCCGAGCGGATCCAGCGCAGCGTCGCCAGCCAGTCGGCGCGACGTCTTTTTGGCGGGCTGGTCACGCTGTCACCGGCACGCGATTCCTGGCTGGCAATGACGCGATTCAGCTGGGATGCACTGTCGAATGCGTGGAACCAGCGCGTCCTGAATTATTCGCCCGAGCAGCAAAAAAGCCTGGTCGCCCGGCTCGGCATCGACAATATCGACTGGCCCGTGCTAACCGCGCTGATGCTGGCTGCCGGCAGCCTGGTGATGGCGGTGATGATGCTGCCGCTACTGATGAATCGCATCAGGGTGAACCCTGCAGACAAGCTGTATGCGACGTTTTGCCGGCGCATGGCCCGCTACGGCATCACCCGTGCAGCGCACGACGGACCGCGCACGTTCATGGCCGCCGTGACGGCCAGTGCACTGCTGCCTGCGCCCAAAAAAGTGGCAGCACTGCGTTTTCTGGACGGCTACGAAGCGCTGCAGTATGGTACGGTGGAGCCCCGCCGGCGCAGTGCTGCGCTATCCCGATTACATTCTTTACTGACCGCATGTCGATGACTTTTTCCGTATTTTTCCACCATGCCGTGCGCTGTACCGCCCTCACCCTCGCCTTCGGTTTCGCCAGTCCTTCGCAATCGGCACCGGCCCGCCCCACCAGTACTCACCTGGGCGAATTCGCTGATTTTTCGCAATGGAACGCCGTCGCTGACTTCATCGACCTGATGGTAGCGCGCCATGGGTTCGACCGCGCCACGCTGACGGCGCTGTTCCGCCAGACTGCGTATGTCGAACGCGCCGTCCAGCTCATGAAACCGGCACCGGCAGGCCGCCCGAAAAACTGGAATGCCTACCGCGCCCGCTTCGTTGAACCGGTTCGCATCAATGGTGGCGTACGTTTCTGGGAGGACAATGCAAGCGCGCTGGCGCGTGCCGAAACGCAATTTGGCGTGCCCGCCGAAATCATCGTTGCCATCATCGGCGTCGAGACCGTCTACGGGCGCAACACGGGCAACTTCCGCGTGATGGATGCGATCACCACACTGGCCTTCGATTACCCGGACACGCCGACCCGCCTGACGCGGATGCAGTATTTTCGCGGCGAGCTGGAAAACACCTTGCTGTACGCGCGTGAATCCGGCATCGATCCGCTGAGCCTGGAAGGCTCGTATGCCGGCGCGATCGGCCTGCCCCAGTTCATGCCCGGCAGCATCCGGCAATATGCAGTGGATTTCGATGGCGATGGCAAGGTCGATCTGCGTAATTCGCAAGTCGATGCGATCGGCAGCGTGGCGAGCTTTCTGGTCAAGCATGGCTGGCATCCGGGCGAACCGATCGTTTTCCCGGCGACCGTCAGTGCAGACGACAGCAACGGCGCCCGGGCCTGGGATGCCTTTATCAATCAG comes from Actimicrobium sp. CCC2.4 and encodes:
- a CDS encoding MoxR family ATPase, encoding MYSTVHAAAKQINQIVVGKELQVRQALVCLLAGGHLLIEDVPGVGKTTLAHALAISLGMQFNRVQFTSDLMPADVVGVSIFDRESSGFVFHPGPIFTQVLLGDEINRATPKTQSALLEAMEERQVTADGVTRALPQPFFVIATQNPSHQIGTFPLPESQLDRFLMCLSLGYPDAAAERALLMGEDRRSLLKALSAAMQPAELLAARAGLANIHTSDKLIDYVHALVLASRQNGLFHEGLSPRAAIALVQAARAWAALEGRNHVIPEDVQAVLVPVAAHRLRPLKSAGGAALASRDLIARMMQSVAL
- a CDS encoding DUF58 domain-containing protein — protein: MTLQRNRIGTWIDRWLYRLAGPEAGEIMLDQRRVFIVPTGAGWGFAAMLTLLFIGSVNYNLNLGFAFTFLIASCAVVDMHLTFRNLAYLHLAPGRAAAVFCGDTALFELQLINRRKHDRYAIWLDFYGHAAAVAQAIDVAASGTSSVTLGVASTVRGWLPAPRVRLVTRFPLGLLRAWSYWQPDLRVLVYPHPEENAPPLPLAASPAAHGVGLAGNDDFAGIRPYRAGDPLQQLAWRQIARIDPALGGMLLTKHFEGGAASELVIDFAALPRAMDLELKLSRMTRWILDAEAGGLAYAFRLGALDLPPAHGPAQQAICLQALAEFA
- a CDS encoding DUF3488 and transglutaminase-like domain-containing protein, which gives rise to MKPSSRRLNNPMSRDKTDMLSLLVACLLVLLPHFFHLPLWISAGVVTLLGWRSWITWTGRRLPPRWLLLPIAALAMGGIYLAYRTFLGRDAGVAMLALLLILKLLEMHAKRDLFVVLFLSFFLLLTNFFYSQNIATALMMAIAVLALLTAQLSFQFTGAVPPFKKKLRLAGLIVGLATPLMLVLFLLFPRIQGPLWGMPGDASGARSGLSDSMTPGMISSLALSDEIAFRVRFIDPVPPQASLYWRATVLSSFDGRTWTALPQTPMKAGSVQALPGSTSTRYEVTMEPHGRRWLFALETPLAPPQLSGSSAYLANDFQLLATTRIGSRLRYEVTSWTQSSLQAGGTPDELNDALQRTVGYNPATTDFARRLLAQSSDSAELVGLVLQYFRREPFSYTLEPPLLGRNSVDEFLFSSRAGFCEHYASAFVVLMRELGIPARVVTGYQGGEINPSDGYMEVRQSDAHAWAEVWIEQRGWIRVDPTGAVAPERIQRSVASQSARRLFGGLVTLSPARDSWLAMTRFSWDALSNAWNQRVLNYSPEQQKSLVARLGIDNIDWPVLTALMLAAGSLVMAVMMLPLLMNRIRVNPADKLYATFCRRMARYGITRAAHDGPRTFMAAVTASALLPAPKKVAALRFLDGYEALQYGTVEPRRRSAALSRLHSLLTACR
- the mltB gene encoding lytic murein transglycosylase B, with translation MSMTFSVFFHHAVRCTALTLAFGFASPSQSAPARPTSTHLGEFADFSQWNAVADFIDLMVARHGFDRATLTALFRQTAYVERAVQLMKPAPAGRPKNWNAYRARFVEPVRINGGVRFWEDNASALARAETQFGVPAEIIVAIIGVETVYGRNTGNFRVMDAITTLAFDYPDTPTRLTRMQYFRGELENTLLYARESGIDPLSLEGSYAGAIGLPQFMPGSIRQYAVDFDGDGKVDLRNSQVDAIGSVASFLVKHGWHPGEPIVFPATVSADDSNGARAWDAFINQGLEAKFTISDLRAAGVKPSTPLPDNMLFGLVDLQNGTGTPEFWLGAANFFAITQYNRSFFYAMSVVDLSRAIRSARAINP